The Salvelinus namaycush isolate Seneca chromosome 26, SaNama_1.0, whole genome shotgun sequence genomic sequence TTTCCCTTTTGAGTATGCTCCGCCTTCTTCTTAATATTCATGATCACTCTTATAAATAGGTGAACATGACCCATCCATGTGGGTGCTTCTGTAGTCGTATCTGAACTGGCTGGACGTGCACCTGAAGTTGTATTGGAACAAGGAAGCCAGGGGTAGAGCATAATGTCAAAACCGTTGTCAGACCACGATAAAAGGAAGCAGATCTCCGTGAGAGGTCTTGCTGGTGTGGAAAATGTCGCTGAACTGAAGGTCGCTTTCAACAGGCATCTCCATTTTACACTGGTCAAGGACAGAAATGTGGCAAACAAACGGGATTACTACTTTGCTCTCGCCAACACCGTGCGCGACCACTTGGTGGGCAGGTGGATCAGAACCCAGCAGTACTACTATGAGAAAGATCCCAAAGTAAGTTCCACTGTTGAAATGTTCATATCATCTGTAGCCTCCTAAAATccatagaatagaatagaacaaataaaatggaatataaACTAATATAATATAAACGAAAATAGTAAAATCTAATATAGTATAAACTAATATAATAGAAACTAATATGATAGAAACTAATATAAACAAAGAGAGAAACAAATGGAATAGAATGGGATGTCAAATTTCCCCTTTGGTTTCACAGTACCATCTAGCAATGAAAAATAGACATCATTAGTAATTTATCATGAAGAGCATTCCATGTAAAAAAAAGGGTTAACATAAGTATATGGGAAATATATGGGCATACTGTGAGAACAGTAAATAACATAGTCATTTTACATTCTAGTGGTCTTGGTCATACCACACAATATTTGACAAATTATTTATTATTGTGTGCCTCCGACCTCAGGTGATAATCCCACTGTTCCAGAGGCCAGTGTTATTGGCAGGATAATAGGCAATTTAGGACATATGGTTTGAAAATAtcatatttttacattttagttgtCAGCTTATTTTTCCCAGAGCTACTTAGAGTAGTGAAtgcatacatttttaaaacatttttttcatACTGATCCcacatgggaattgaacccataATCCTGGTgttacaagtgccatgctctatcaactgagccaCACAAGATCATAAGAGCTTCAAGGCAATTTAATATCACACCTATCACACATCCTGTATACTCTTATCACGCATACTGTATACTCTTATCACGCATACTGTATACTCTTATCACGCATACTGTATACTCTTATCACGCATACTGTATACTCTTATCACGCATACTGTATACTCTTATCACGCATACTGTATACTCTTATCACGCATACTGTATACTCTTATCATGCATACTGTATACTCTtatcacacatactgtatactctTATCACGCATACTGTATACTCTTATCACGCATACTGTATACTCTTATCACGCATACCGTATACTCTTattaaacatactgtataatcttaacacacatactgtatactcttatcacacatactgtatactctTAACACGGAGTGAAATGACACATTTGAAGCCTGGTTGTATGATTCACTACTGTAAGTTTTTTTTACTAGTCATTCCCCAGCAACATGCTGCTGTCCACAGAGGGCCTCTGTCCTGGGTTACTTCTCTTTGCCAACTGTTGCATTGCTGCATTAATGCAAGCGGTATCACCATGACATTTCCAATTTACTAGTGCTCCTCAGCCGTGATGATCTGCCAATGCTGTGCTGTAATACTAAACCTCTCTGTGACCTTCTCCCCCCGTTCACCCAGTTCATCCTAGAGTCGATATAGCTACAGCTGTAGGAGTAGCAGAGGTGCCAATTGACATCAACGAGTGTAAAGGAGCAGGGGAAAACTTTGTTTCCATACCCTCATTGATTAGTTTTTATCAGACTGAGCCTTCTTTTTAGTTAATTCGTTTTTATCAGACTGAGCCTTCTATTTAGTTAATTAGTTTTTATCAGACTGAGCCTTCTATTTAGTTAATTAGTTTTATCAGACTGAGCCTTCTATTTAGTTAATTAGTTTTATCAGACTGAGCCTTCTATTTAGTTAATTAATTTGATCAGACTGAGCCTTCTATTTAGTTAATTAGTTTTATCAGACTGAGCCTTCTATTTAGTTAATTAGTTTTATCAGACTGAGCCTTCTATTTAGTTAATTAGTTTTATCAGACTGAGCCTTCTGTGTAGTTGTGAATCAGCCTCTTCCATAACTACCGTATTCATGAAACATCCTAACAGACAGTGAAACCTAGTCAGTAAAGATCAACAAGATCTAAAGAGATCTTCTTGACACAGAAAAAACTCTATCAGATATCAATATTGGAGAGTGAGGGTAAGGGtcagggtaagggtaagggtcaGAGTGAGggtaagggtcagggttagggtaagggtaagggtcagggttaggataagggtcaGGGTGAGGGTCAGGGTGAGGGTAAGGGTCAGGGTCAGAGTGAGGGTAAGGATCAGGGTCAGAGTGAGGgtaagggtcagggtcagggttagggtaagggtaagggtgagggtgagggtaagggtcagggtcagggttagggttagggtaagggtcagggtcagggtcagggttagggtgagggtgagggtcaGAGtgagggtaagggtaagggtaagggtcagggtcagagtgagggtaagggtcagggttagggtaagggtaacgGTCAGAGtgagggtaagggtaagggtcagggtcaggctcagggtgagggtgagggtcagggtcagggtgaGGGTAAGGGTCAGAGTGAGggtaagggtcagggttagggtaagggtaagggtcagggttaggataagggtcaGGGTGAGGGTCAGGGTGAGGGTAAGGGTCAGGGTCAGAGTGAGGGTAAGGATCAGGGTCAGAGTGAGGgtaagggtcagggtcagggttagggtaagggtgagggtgagggtaagggtcagggtcagggttagggttagggtaagggtcagggtcagggtcagggttagggtgagggtgagggtcaGAGtgagggtaagggtaagggtaagggtcagggtcagagtgagggtaagggtcagggttagggtaagggtaacgGTCAGAGtgagggtaagggtaagggtcagggtcaggctcagggtgagggtgagggtcagggtcagggtgaGGGTAAGGGTCAGAGTGAGggtaagggtcagggttagggtaagggtaagggtcagggttaggataagggtcaGGGTGAGGGTCAGGGTGAGGGTAAGGGTCAGGGTCAGAGTGAGGGTAAGGATCAGGGTCAGAGTGAGGgtaagggtcagggtcagggttagggtaagggtaagggtgagggtaagggtcagggttagggttagggttagggtaagggtaagggtaagggtcagggtcagggtcagggtcagggttagggtgagggtgagggtcaGAGtgagggtaagggtaagggtcagggtcagagtgagggtaagggtcagggttagggtaagggtaacgGTCAGAGtgagggtaagggtaagggtcagggtcagggtcaggctcagggtgagggtgagggtcagggtcagggtgaGGGTAAGGGTCAGAGTGAGGGTAAGGGTCAGGGTCAGAGtgagggtaagggtaagggtaagggtaagggtgagggtgagggtcaGGGTCAGAGTGAGGGTAAGAgtaagggtcagggtcagggtaagggtcagggtaagggtaagggtcagggtcagggtcagagtgagggtcagggtcagagtgagggtcagggtcagagtaagggtcagggtcagagtgagggtcagggttagggtcagggtcagagtgagggtgagggtgagggtgagggtaagggtcagggtcagggtcagggtaaggGTAATATTTAAGAGATGCCTTGACCCAACATATCATACTTGTACCCAAATTGTTACCAATTTTGTGATAGATGTTCATATCTGTTTAGTACACATTTAGCTGCACATTTACACCTCTTTTGGAGGGTTCACTCGTACACTGTACCCCCAGAGTACAACATTAAGTCATTTATTAGACTTGATACACTAGACCTCTACATACTTGATACTCTAGTGCATCAGTACCCTCCCtggtacagctacagtatgttttCAGACCTCTCTTTCACCATTCATGAGTATCACACATAGACTAACCTTTACAACAACCCCAGCTGAAGCTATTTTTGCCTGAGCCAAAATGCCAATGTTAGGTAACACCAACAGCAATCTGTCTCCCATAGCACCTATCacctctcttctctgtcctttgccccctcctctctgtcctctgacccctcctctctgccctccccctcctctctgtcctccgacccctcctctctgccctccccctcctctctgtcctccgacccctcctctctgccctcctctctgccctctcctctcccctctcgcccctctactctctctgccaGAGAGTGTTCCAGACCTCCCTATCCAACACCAAGAGAAcaacatgtgaaatgtcaaaggCTAAACTACTGTAAGGCTCAGGTGTCAGATTTCCACACGCAGTCGTTCACCAAGTGTTCAACAGTCCTTAAAATAATTCAATGCACTTATTAAAACAGCAGACTGTAACTCATTGGGTTAGAGACTTAATAAGATGGCCATACTCATAATATTGTCTCTCCTCTGGATGTTGGCTCTGCTACGGTATCccactctcatctctctctcactctatcccccTCATCTCGTCCTCAGCGTGTGTACTACATCTCCCTGGAGTTTTATATGGGTCGCACCCTGCAGAACACTATGGTGAACCTGGCCCTGGAAAACGCTTGTGATGAGGCCATATACCAGGTGAGGGATGCTCACAGTCATACAGATAGCTTTTTCATTGCTGTGGCTCACCACGGCTGTCAAACTGACTGCACCTTCTGTAACATAACTACATTTTCTACCCTcattcattttttggggggtcaaAATATCTACCCCTGTTTTAACTGAATGTCATGGCCACAGAGCTGTGATTTTAACCTGACTTGACCTGAACCCCTTTGTTCCGTAGCTGGGTCTGGACATGGAGGAGCTGGAGGACATGGAAGAGGATGCTGGCCTGGGAAATGGTGGTCTTGGCCGTCTTGCCGGTCAGTTGCCTAGCTACTTGCTCTCACAGAGAGAGTGCAACATTCGTGTGCCTTAGACAATTGTATGAATTATACTAGAATTATCAAAACATTAAAATAACGATATAACATGATTATAAAGATGATAAGTTAATTTAGCCAGTGCAACCCTAACCTAAGCCTTCCCTGGTCATCAGCATGCTTCCTGGACTCAATGGCTTCTCTTGGCCTTGCTGCCTATGGCTATGGTATCCGCTATGAGTTTGGCATCTTCAACCAAAAGATTGTCAATGGCTGGCAGGTAACCTATATACACTCCTATGCTTTTGAACTTTTTCTTTGGTTTCTCCATCATGTTCAGACCATAAGACACAGGGGAGTACTGTGAAACAACTTTGCCCGACAGACTGTATTACATTTcaatttttgtcatttagcagatccagagcaacttacagttagtgcattcatcttaagatcgCTAGTtaggacaaccacatatcacagtcgtagcaaatacattttccctcaataaagtagttatcagcaaagtcagtgctagtaggaacaTATTATATTTGTTGTATAACCCAATGATTGACAGGTTGAGGAGGCCGATGATTGGTTGCGTTACGGCAACCCCTGGGAGAAGGCCCGCCCTGAGTACATGCGCCCCGTCAAGTTCTATGGCAGGACTGAGCACACCCCAGATGGTGTGAAATGGGTTGACACTCAGGTGAATAAAGGACAGGGGTCGGGGTGTGATTGAGCATAGGagggagacgtgtgtgtgtgtgtgtgtgtgtgtgtgtgtgtgtgtgtgtgtgtgtgtgtgtgtgtgtgtgtgtgtgtgtgtgtgtgtgtgtgtgtgtgtgtgtgtgtgtgtgtgtgtgtgtgtgtgtgtgtgtgtgtgtgaatgtgtgtgtgtgtgtgtgtgtgtgtgtgtgctacggCAACTGGATGCAACCAATGAACCATCAATGAATATGGATTCTGTTAGCAGGTTTCTTTAAGTTCAGTCTCTTGTAATTGTGTTGACAGATAGTGCTGGCTCTGCCATATGACACCCCTATTCCCGGCTACAGAAACAACATTGTCAACACCATGAGACTGTGGTCTGCTAAGGCCCCATGCGACTTCAACCTGAAAGACTGTAAGTCTACACGTTGCTCGGCTAATTGTTTTCACCTTGACTGGCTGCATTCCACCATTTCATATGCTTATTGTGTCAAATCTGAAAATGGCTAACATGGCTACTCATGTAGCATGACATAATTGGCCACTGGGAACCATTATCCTTAGGGTGTGTTTTTCCCTTTCTCAACAGTCAACGTTGGTGGCTACATTCAGGCTGTGTTGGACAGAAACTTGTGTGAGAACATTTCCCGCGTGCTGTACCCCAACGATAATGTAAGGATAGATTTCTCTCTAATATCCATGTGCAGcgattatatactgtatatactgtacagtgcattcagaaagtattcagaccccttccctttttccacattttgttaggttacaaccttattctaggTTGTAGAATGTGCAGGTCAGATGTGCAGGTCAGTGTGGATTCACCACTACATGTGTTTCTCCCCAGTTCTTTGAGGGCAAGGAGCTGCGTCTGAAGCAGGAGTACTTTGTGGTGGCCGCCACTCTGCAGGACATCGTCCGTCGTTTCAAGGCCTCTAAGTTTGGCTCCAGAGAGGTCGTCCGCACAGACTTTGCCGAGCTACCAAACAAAGTGAGAACCCACTATTGGTTATTCTAACATATACTGATATGTTTTCATGTCACTTACAGTTGTGGTACCCTTGCACGATTCGCTCTCTTTATTTtaaaataagttgaaattgaaaACTTTTGTTAAATTTACAACGTATTTGTTTGATTTGCAATGACACCGGACCCAAAAAATTATAATCAAAactaacatttttatttttctaGTCAAAAAATGGCCTGGACTAAATTATTCAAAATTCCAATGAATTTGGCAATTGTGTCATTTATCTCACCTGTGGTAAGTTACAGGTGCCTACAGAATAAAAATAACCATTCAACCTGTTTTGAAAAGAGAAGACTGAACATTTTGCTCCATTGTAAAGTGCAAGGATGCCAATATATGTGACTGCAACTGTCTCCGTGTCACTGGTTTAAGTATAGTTGTATTGATGACTTGTTCTGATGTGAATGTGTGATATAATAAAAAGAATAACAATGTACTCGATGTCTTTCACATCCAGGTTGCCATCCAGCTGAATGACACTCACCCTGCCATGGCTATTCCTGAGCTGATGAGGGTCCTGGTTGATGAGGAGAAGCTGGGTTGGGACAAGGTGAGTGGAAGCTGATGAGGGTCCTGGTTGATGAGGAGCTGGAATGATTTATACATTAGATGACTGATGAGGGTCCTGGTTGATGAGGAGCTGGAATGAtttatacactagatgactgatgaGGGTCCTGGTTGATGAGGAGCTGGAATGAtttatacactagatgactgatgaGGGTCCTGGTTGATGAGGAGCTGGAATGAtttatacactagatgactgattgagggcgctgtgttgaagccaccttgcctccatcttggcactccctcaCCATTGTAAACAAATATTTTAAAAGCTATAGAAATGTATGTATTAATGTCTATATGTGTTTTTGCCACATGTATTCATGTGTATTCAGACAACTTAATGCATATTTAAAAATGATATCATAtgagctaaacatacaaataaaacatgaaacaaattgatgactaatgttactgtccccactacaacacaAACATACTTAAATTCATAATGATACCAGCAGGGGGCAAACAATACCAGCATAGTAGAATGTGTTGGCTTGGCAACACACCACAGATAAAGACTTAGAACAAATGTAAAGCTAGGACTACTAAGACTACCGTTAATGTATCCTACTTCTGTCTAGAGAGGGTCAAATGAACCATGAGGTATATAAACTGTATTATCTtacctctgtccctgtgtgtgtccagGCCTGGGACGTGTGTGTCCGTACATGTGCCTACACAAACCACACCGTGCTGCCTGAGGCCCTGGAGCGCTGGCCCATTGACCTGTTCCATCACCTGTTGCCCCGTCACCTGGAGATCATCTTCGAGATCAACCGTCGCTTCATGGAGGTACGTGAGGCCGATGGCACACAGACTAACGCTAGCCTACCATAGAGAAAGTGTTTATCACCTATCAGTGTTCCTTTATCTAACTGAAACTATTGTACCACGATGTATTATTATAGGCTAACTTTATTGAAATCCAACTTTGTTACAGAATATTAATGTCTACCTTGTGGAAACCTAAACCTTTGTTTCACCTGTCCCTCCAGTATGTTGCCTCTAAGTTCCCTGGAGACCACGACCGTCTGCGCCGCATGTCCCTGATTGAGGAGGGAGGATGCAAGAAAGTCAACATGGCTCATCTGTGTATCGTTGGTTCCCATGCTGTCAACGGCGTGGCCCGCATCCACTCTGAGATCCTCATCGCCACTCTGTACGTGTCctacacaaacacaaatacatttaaatcatcATATTTAAACGGCACAAACGCAACACATTATGATACTATTGGTGATGCACATTTTGATTGGATTTGTTTGAAGAGCTTAAGTGAACTAGTTTGATATTGTTTGTGCTACTATGTGCAGGTTCAAGGACTTCTATGAGTTGGACCCACACAAGTTTCAGAACAAGACCAATGGGATCACCCCCCGTCGCTGGCTGGTTATGTGCAACCCCGGCTTGGCGGAGGTCATCGCAGAGGTGCGGGATTGTTGCAAAAGTGTTTTCACTGGATGTAGCCATTTGTCTATatgaagaaatatatatatattaatccTTATATTTATAGAATCATTTATAATATCAGTGTAGTTAAATAGATGTTTCTGTTCTTGATGATAGTATCAGTAAGTGGATACTTGCACACTAACATTTCTCATGTCATCCCATTGGTCAGAAAATTGGAGAGGAGTTTATCCGTGACCTTGACCAGCTTAAGCGACTGTTGAAGTTCGTTAATGATGATGCTTTCATCcgtgacatcgccaaagtcaagcaGGTGAGTCTCACTAAGTTGTCACCTCTGGTGTTTACTAAGATCCTGTAACAGcctactgtgtgtctgtgttaactCCACGCCCCCATCATATCCCCCCTTATGTAGGAGAACAAACTGAAGTTCGCTGTGCACCTGGAGGAGCACTACAAGGTCAAGATCAACCCCCAGTCCATGTTTGACTTCCAAGTCAAAAGAATCCACGAGTACAAGAGACAGCTGCTCAACTGTCTGCACATGATCACCTACTACAACCGTTAGTACTACCTtggcactcactcactcactcactcactcactcactcactcactcactcactcactcactcactcactcactcactcactcactcactcactcactcactcactcactcactcactcactcactcactcactcactcactcactcactcactcactcactcactcactcactcactcactcactcactcactcactcactcactatatacccctctgtctctttctcaggTATCAAGAAGGAGCCCAACAAGCACTGGACCCCAAGAACCATCATGGTCGGAGGAAAGGTATGTTTGGTGCCCCTCAGCCTTTACAGCCACCAGCGTTTAGTTACAGGAAGTACATATAGAACAATACCTCCCATCCACAACTCACTGTTATTATGCAACTTCCTCTCCCCCCTGCTTTTCTCCCAGGCTGCACCAGGCTACCACACAGCCAAGATGATCATCCGTCTCATCACAGCTATCGGTGAGGTTGTCAACCACGACCCCGTTGTCGGCGACCGCCTCAAAGTCATCTTCCTGGAGAACTACAGAGTCACCCTGGCTGAGAAAGGTGACTGACTAACCCGTAACTCCATGGGTATCTGTTGTTGTAACGTATACTCTTCTTGTACTGCATCCCTATGCTTATAGTTTTGCTCACCCTCCTTGTCTCCTCCCAGCCATCCCCTCTGCCGACCTGTCTGAGCAGATCTCTACAGCTGGCACCGAGGCCTCTGGCACTGGTAACATGAAGTTCATGCTGAACGGTGCTCTGACCATCGGCACCATGGATGGAGCCAACGTGGAGATGGCTGAGGAGGCTGGAGAGGAAAACCTCTTCATCTTCGGCATGAGAGTGGAGGATGTGGATGCAATGGACGCCGGCAAAGGGTGAGCATGAGGACATGGACATGGAGATCGGAAGGCAGAGAGGACACTGGGTTAGGGTAAGGGACAGGGAAGTAAGGAGAAATTGATCCACAGGAATGGGAGTGCTGTAAGCAGAGAAGGGGATTACAGAGGCTGTGCAAGTCAGGATACAGAGGCTGTGCCAGTCAGGATACAGAGGCTGTGCCAGTCAGGATACAGAGGCTGTGCCAGTCAGGATACAGAGGCTGTGCAAGTCAGGATACAGAGGCTGTGCCAGTCAGGATACAGAGGCTGTGCCAGTCAGGATACAGAGGCTGTGCAAGTCAGGATACAGAGGCTGTGCCAGTCAGGATACAGAGGCTGTGCCAGTCAGGATACAGAGGCTGTGCCAGTCAGGATACAGAGCCTGTGCCAGTCAGGATACAGAGTTGACAGTGAGGTCAGAGGGAGATAGACAAGTGACAGGGCAGACATACTGtctggccaggtctcccttgtaTCTCAACGTTTAAGATAACACATGTTTTTCTGTTTAAGATAATAGAGAGACATCCTTCTGAACAGCGAGATTTAAACACTGCCTTTGTCTTGCACAGATACCACGCCTCTGAGTACTACAACCGTATTCCCGAGCTGAAGCAGGCCATGGACCAGATTGCTGGCGGCTTCTTCAGTCCCAAGGAGCCTGACCTCTTCAAGGAACTTGTGGACCTGCTGATGCACCACGACAGGTaatcacatcaacacacacactcactcacactcactcacactcgcTCACACTCACACAGAGGGCCGTGCAATGACCTTTGGTGGGGTAGGTGCTCAAAGTTTAAAAAAGGGCACACTCACTCATCACACATTGTAGAAGTAGCAAGCTAGAACCACAGATGAAAGGGAGTTAAGCATCTTTGCCCCCTGTTGGGGTGGGCTATACTAGCTGATCATCAGTAATACAGGccagatgaatcagctagttagctaggctATGCTGTCAAAACAAGCCCACTTTTTTCCTCCTACTCTGACAGTCTACCTGCAGTTGCCCCTTCCCTGGCCCTGACTGTGAGATAGAACACATGCTAGCAACCCCAAAGTAACCTACTGGTGGTATTTTTTTATTCGCCACTAGGTGGCGGTAGGTAGCTCGCACAGGCAACGAGGATGAGCACAGCAACCCACTGTGCCAGTGGCAGAACGGTGGGGAGGGTACTTTTTTCAAGATTTATGAGTTGATGAGAAATTATCTAGTTTGATAGGCAAGTTGTTGCATTTAACATTACAAGATAGAAAAGAGATGATTTCAtatcttatttcatagttttgatgtcttcactattattctacaatgtagaaaatagtagaaataaagaaactcttgaatgagtaggtatgtccaaccttttgattggtactgtatatatattttttataccccACCAATCAAAAGGGCAGGCTTTATGTGTGCAGACGCACCTCAAATGTATTTTCTTGTATTTATTCATATCTAATGTTTTATGTACAGGTTCAAGGTGTTTGCTGACTACGAAGCCTACATCAAATGCCAGGACAAGGTCAACCAACTGTACAAGGTCAGTGTTATGTCTAAACCGCATAGGTCCTAGGTCACCTGGTTAAGGTATCTGTCCATACCTTCTCAAATATTGCACTGCAAAAAGTGAAATCTAAGCAAGCCTAAATATCTTATATTGAGTGATAATTCTTCTTATTTCAAGACATTTTTCAAGATATTTTACCTTAATAAGACGATAAAGGTAAAATATCTTGAAAGAAGATAAATTACTCGTATTAAGACTTTTTTAGGTTGCTaaga encodes the following:
- the LOC120021531 gene encoding glycogen phosphorylase, muscle form-like isoform X2 → MSKPLSDHDKRKQISVRGLAGVENVAELKVAFNRHLHFTLVKDRNVANKRDYYFALANTVRDHLVGRWIRTQQYYYEKDPKRVYYISLEFYMGRTLQNTMVNLALENACDEAIYQLGLDMEELEDMEEDAGLGNGGLGRLAACFLDSMASLGLAAYGYGIRYEFGIFNQKIVNGWQVEEADDWLRYGNPWEKARPEYMRPVKFYGRTEHTPDGVKWVDTQIVLALPYDTPIPGYRNNIVNTMRLWSAKAPCDFNLKDFNVGGYIQAVLDRNLCENISRVLYPNDNFFEGKELRLKQEYFVVAATLQDIVRRFKASKFGSREVNNNVLDVFHIQVAIQLNDTHPAMAIPELMRVLVDEEKLGWDKAWDVCVRTCAYTNHTVLPEALERWPIDLFHHLLPRHLEIIFEINRRFMEYVASKFPGDHDRLRRMSLIEEGGCKKVNMAHLCIVGSHAVNGVARIHSEILIATLFKDFYELDPHKFQNKTNGITPRRWLVMCNPGLAEVIAEKIGEEFIRDLDQLKRLLKFVNDDAFIRDIAKVKQENKLKFAVHLEEHYKVKINPQSMFDFQVKRIHEYKRQLLNCLHMITYYNRIKKEPNKHWTPRTIMVGGKAAPGYHTAKMIIRLITAIGEVVNHDPVVGDRLKVIFLENYRVTLAEKAIPSADLSEQISTAGTEASGTGNMKFMLNGALTIGTMDGANVEMAEEAGEENLFIFGMRVEDVDAMDAGKGYHASEYYNRIPELKQAMDQIAGGFFSPKEPDLFKELVDLLMHHDRFKVFADYEAYIKCQDKVNQLYKNPKEWTKMVIHNIAGCGKFSSDRTIAQYAREIWGMEPSLEKIPAPDEKLK
- the LOC120021531 gene encoding glycogen phosphorylase, muscle form-like isoform X1; amino-acid sequence: MSKPLSDHDKRKQISVRGLAGVENVAELKVAFNRHLHFTLVKDRNVANKRDYYFALANTVRDHLVGRWIRTQQYYYEKDPKRVYYISLEFYMGRTLQNTMVNLALENACDEAIYQLGLDMEELEDMEEDAGLGNGGLGRLAACFLDSMASLGLAAYGYGIRYEFGIFNQKIVNGWQVEEADDWLRYGNPWEKARPEYMRPVKFYGRTEHTPDGVKWVDTQIVLALPYDTPIPGYRNNIVNTMRLWSAKAPCDFNLKDFNVGGYIQAVLDRNLCENISRVLYPNDNFFEGKELRLKQEYFVVAATLQDIVRRFKASKFGSREVVRTDFAELPNKVAIQLNDTHPAMAIPELMRVLVDEEKLGWDKAWDVCVRTCAYTNHTVLPEALERWPIDLFHHLLPRHLEIIFEINRRFMEYVASKFPGDHDRLRRMSLIEEGGCKKVNMAHLCIVGSHAVNGVARIHSEILIATLFKDFYELDPHKFQNKTNGITPRRWLVMCNPGLAEVIAEKIGEEFIRDLDQLKRLLKFVNDDAFIRDIAKVKQENKLKFAVHLEEHYKVKINPQSMFDFQVKRIHEYKRQLLNCLHMITYYNRIKKEPNKHWTPRTIMVGGKAAPGYHTAKMIIRLITAIGEVVNHDPVVGDRLKVIFLENYRVTLAEKAIPSADLSEQISTAGTEASGTGNMKFMLNGALTIGTMDGANVEMAEEAGEENLFIFGMRVEDVDAMDAGKGYHASEYYNRIPELKQAMDQIAGGFFSPKEPDLFKELVDLLMHHDRFKVFADYEAYIKCQDKVNQLYKNPKEWTKMVIHNIAGCGKFSSDRTIAQYAREIWGMEPSLEKIPAPDEKLK
- the LOC120021531 gene encoding glycogen phosphorylase, muscle form-like isoform X3, producing the protein MSKPLSDHDKRKQISVRGLAGVENVAELKVAFNRHLHFTLVKDRNVANKRDYYFALANTVRDHLVGRWIRTQQYYYEKDPKLGLDMEELEDMEEDAGLGNGGLGRLAACFLDSMASLGLAAYGYGIRYEFGIFNQKIVNGWQVEEADDWLRYGNPWEKARPEYMRPVKFYGRTEHTPDGVKWVDTQIVLALPYDTPIPGYRNNIVNTMRLWSAKAPCDFNLKDFNVGGYIQAVLDRNLCENISRVLYPNDNFFEGKELRLKQEYFVVAATLQDIVRRFKASKFGSREVNNNVLDVFHIQVAIQLNDTHPAMAIPELMRVLVDEEKLGWDKAWDVCVRTCAYTNHTVLPEALERWPIDLFHHLLPRHLEIIFEINRRFMEYVASKFPGDHDRLRRMSLIEEGGCKKVNMAHLCIVGSHAVNGVARIHSEILIATLFKDFYELDPHKFQNKTNGITPRRWLVMCNPGLAEVIAEKIGEEFIRDLDQLKRLLKFVNDDAFIRDIAKVKQENKLKFAVHLEEHYKVKINPQSMFDFQVKRIHEYKRQLLNCLHMITYYNRIKKEPNKHWTPRTIMVGGKAAPGYHTAKMIIRLITAIGEVVNHDPVVGDRLKVIFLENYRVTLAEKAIPSADLSEQISTAGTEASGTGNMKFMLNGALTIGTMDGANVEMAEEAGEENLFIFGMRVEDVDAMDAGKGYHASEYYNRIPELKQAMDQIAGGFFSPKEPDLFKELVDLLMHHDRFKVFADYEAYIKCQDKVNQLYKNPKEWTKMVIHNIAGCGKFSSDRTIAQYAREIWGMEPSLEKIPAPDEKLK